In one Desulfatiglans sp. genomic region, the following are encoded:
- a CDS encoding CBS domain-containing protein: MKLVKDILKNKAIKELFSVTPESLVFDALSLLAEKNIGALMVIDKKGKVVGIFSERDYTRKVILKGKSSKETKVQDIMTSARAMYKIKPETEINECMVLMTGKHIRHLPVFDGQKFIGLISIGDILKAVIVEKEKLIDDLSDYIAGKYA; the protein is encoded by the coding sequence ATGAAATTAGTCAAGGATATCTTAAAAAACAAGGCCATCAAGGAGCTCTTTTCGGTAACCCCTGAATCACTTGTTTTTGATGCCCTCAGCCTTCTGGCTGAAAAAAACATTGGCGCGCTGATGGTTATAGACAAGAAAGGCAAGGTCGTTGGTATTTTTTCCGAAAGGGATTATACGCGTAAAGTAATCCTGAAAGGGAAATCCTCAAAAGAGACAAAGGTTCAGGATATCATGACCTCTGCACGCGCAATGTACAAAATCAAACCTGAAACAGAGATAAACGAATGCATGGTTCTCATGACAGGCAAACATATCCGGCACCTGCCGGTTTTTGACGGGCAGAAATTTATAGGCCTGATATCAATCGGCGATATTTTAAAGGCCGTCATTGTTGAAAAAGAAAAACTGATCGATGATCTGAGCGACTATATTGCTGGCAAGTACGCATAG